In Levilactobacillus brevis, a single genomic region encodes these proteins:
- a CDS encoding GNAT family N-acetyltransferase, producing the protein MLLRQATMADLPQIESIIRDGRELLAAQAIDQWQGAYPNTAVLVDDIHQGWTVVLEENNEILGTAAIIPGEDPTYKQIEGQWLTKQAPYLAIHRVAVSSHHHGRGLAGELFSRLFEQIDQSADIESIRIDTHPQNMAMQHVIKKNGFTETGTIDLAAVDMPGVKDFAYERLTANVRPTHVVHSVTTK; encoded by the coding sequence ATGCTGTTACGACAAGCTACTATGGCGGACTTACCACAAATTGAATCAATCATTCGTGATGGTCGTGAATTATTGGCGGCCCAAGCAATTGATCAATGGCAGGGAGCCTATCCCAACACTGCGGTCTTAGTTGACGACATTCACCAAGGGTGGACGGTCGTGTTGGAAGAAAACAACGAAATTTTGGGGACTGCCGCAATTATTCCGGGCGAAGACCCAACGTACAAACAGATTGAGGGCCAGTGGCTGACCAAACAGGCGCCGTATCTGGCGATTCATCGTGTAGCCGTATCCAGCCATCATCATGGTCGGGGCCTCGCCGGTGAATTGTTCAGTCGGCTTTTCGAACAGATTGACCAGTCCGCAGATATCGAGAGCATCCGGATTGATACGCACCCTCAAAATATGGCGATGCAACACGTCATCAAGAAGAATGGTTTCACGGAAACCGGGACGATTGATTTGGCGGCGGTCGACATGCCAGGCGTTAAGGACTTCGCGTACGAACGGCTGACGGCAAATGTTCGCCCGACGCACGTGGTTCATTCCGTGACGACGAAGTAG
- a CDS encoding MerR family transcriptional regulator — translation MNNDETELIKKFPVEHLVLGIGDVAEATGVSQSQLRYWERKGYIHSREVGDRKNRKFSYKTLLRVQQIKTLQDEGLTLVAAVKQSQRRDALFDALRSFVDGRFMDVHMADDDQIQIGLGQFDPDPSQELIAERTNGKWHFKLSPVGK, via the coding sequence ATGAATAATGATGAAACGGAATTAATAAAAAAATTTCCTGTCGAACATTTAGTACTGGGAATTGGCGACGTCGCGGAAGCAACCGGGGTGTCGCAGAGTCAACTTCGCTACTGGGAACGCAAGGGGTATATTCACAGCCGCGAGGTCGGGGACCGCAAGAACCGTAAATTTAGCTATAAGACGCTGCTCAGGGTCCAGCAGATTAAAACCCTGCAGGATGAGGGATTAACGTTGGTGGCGGCTGTCAAGCAGTCGCAACGGCGGGATGCCTTGTTCGATGCACTACGGTCCTTTGTTGACGGGCGGTTCATGGACGTCCACATGGCGGACGACGATCAGATTCAGATTGGCTTGGGCCAGTTTGATCCGGACCCGTCCCAGGAGTTAATTGCGGAGAGAACCAACGGCAAGTGGCATTTTAAGCTGAGTCCAGTCGGGAAATAG
- a CDS encoding multidrug efflux MFS transporter codes for MGNATVDTNGKPYNRNLLVVLLLIGTFCTVLNQTILSTAFPTLMKAFDVSTSTVQWLTTGFLLVNGIMIPISAWLLNTISSKVLYISAMTTFLVGTITCWAAVNFPMLLAGRLIQAVGVGVSMPLLQTMMLTIFPANKRGTAMGLAGIVIGLAPAIGPTLSGWVIDNWTWRDLFGMIIPIVAVVIIASFWIMRSVLETRKEPLDVLSAILSTIGFGSMLYGFSSVGDDGWGSVKVLSTLIIGFIFVGLFVWRQLVMDDPFLNFRVYKSKQFTVSAILSSVVNMAMVGVEMVIPLYLQMVKGMSAFHSGLTLLAGALMMGIMSPITGRAFDRFGAKRLATMGMFLLTIGTLPFVWITKDTSTLYIVILYAIRMFGIAMVMMPATTAGMNALPMNMISHGTAVNNTQRQVASSVGTAIMVSVLTNVTKNSMPAKHVLTTNPLSYASRAINATLNGYHAAFWIAIGFSVVALFVAFQLKGTHSVHMADEDSIKGGAAK; via the coding sequence TTGGGAAATGCAACAGTTGATACAAACGGCAAGCCCTACAACCGGAACCTCCTGGTTGTGCTCCTATTAATTGGGACTTTCTGTACCGTTTTAAACCAAACTATTTTAAGTACGGCCTTTCCAACCTTAATGAAGGCCTTCGATGTCTCGACCTCAACCGTTCAATGGTTGACCACGGGATTTCTGTTAGTCAACGGGATTATGATTCCCATTAGTGCTTGGCTGCTAAACACAATTAGCTCCAAGGTTTTGTACATCAGTGCCATGACCACCTTCTTGGTCGGGACGATTACTTGTTGGGCCGCCGTTAACTTCCCAATGTTATTGGCTGGCCGGTTGATTCAGGCTGTCGGGGTCGGGGTTTCCATGCCACTCCTCCAGACGATGATGCTGACCATCTTCCCAGCCAATAAGCGGGGAACTGCCATGGGTCTGGCCGGAATCGTTATTGGTCTGGCGCCAGCCATCGGGCCAACCCTATCTGGGTGGGTCATCGACAACTGGACGTGGCGTGACCTTTTCGGCATGATCATTCCAATCGTCGCCGTCGTGATTATCGCTAGCTTCTGGATCATGCGCAGCGTGCTGGAAACGCGGAAGGAACCGTTAGACGTCTTATCCGCCATCCTGTCGACCATCGGATTTGGGAGTATGCTATACGGCTTCTCCTCCGTGGGTGACGACGGCTGGGGTAGCGTCAAGGTCCTTTCTACCTTAATCATCGGTTTTATTTTCGTCGGATTATTCGTTTGGCGCCAACTCGTCATGGACGATCCGTTCTTGAACTTCCGGGTTTACAAGTCCAAGCAATTCACCGTTTCCGCCATCCTGAGTTCCGTGGTTAACATGGCCATGGTTGGGGTTGAAATGGTTATTCCCCTCTACCTCCAAATGGTTAAAGGGATGTCGGCCTTCCATTCCGGACTGACGCTGTTAGCCGGGGCCCTCATGATGGGGATCATGAGCCCCATTACCGGACGGGCATTTGACCGCTTCGGGGCGAAACGCTTAGCCACGATGGGGATGTTCCTCCTGACGATCGGGACGCTGCCCTTCGTTTGGATTACCAAGGATACGTCGACGCTGTACATCGTGATTCTCTACGCCATCCGGATGTTTGGGATTGCCATGGTCATGATGCCCGCAACGACTGCCGGGATGAACGCTCTGCCGATGAACATGATTTCTCATGGGACCGCCGTCAACAACACGCAACGGCAAGTGGCTAGTTCTGTCGGGACCGCCATCATGGTCAGTGTCTTGACGAACGTGACCAAGAACAGTATGCCCGCTAAGCACGTCTTAACCACGAATCCCCTGAGCTATGCCTCACGGGCCATCAACGCAACGTTGAATGGTTATCACGCTGCCTTCTGGATTGCCATCGGTTTCAGCGTTGTTGCCTTGTTCGTGGCCTTCCAGTTAAAGGGTACCCACTCCGTCCACATGGCGGATGAAGATTCTATCAAAGGAGGTGCCGCCAAGTGA